In the genome of Mycobacterium kansasii ATCC 12478, one region contains:
- a CDS encoding helicase-associated domain-containing protein: MPEQAPTEHTPEIPLGSWLADLPDERLIQLLEHRPDLAQPPPGSIAALAARAQARQSVKAATDDLDFLRLAVLDALLVLQADTAPVPIAKLLSSIGDRAAEADVTDALADLKKRALVWGDSAVRVAADTGTALPWHPGQVTLEYGSRTGEQIAELIAGLDEAQREVLEKLVEGSPMGRTRDAAPGAPPHRPVPRLLATGLLRRVDAETVILPRQVGQVLRGEEPGPMQLTAPDPVVATTALRDVDAAAAGAVIDLLREIDVLLQNLSATPVPELRTGGLGVREIKRLAKATGIDEPRLGLILEVVAAAGLIAGGMPEPLPSHGEGPYWAPTPAADRFADMSPAERWHLLARTWLDLPGRPALLGSRGPDGKPYAALSDSLFSTAAPLDRRLLLGMLAELAAGAGVDAATASAALIWRRPRWGRRLQPGPVADLLTEGHALGLVGRGAISTPGRALLNSDRDAGNPAPVVDAMTRALPKPIDHFLVQADLTVVVPGPLQRELADQLATVATVESAGAAMVYRVSEQSIRHALDVGKSRDWMHGFFAGHSKTPVPQGLTYLIDDVARRHGQLRIGMAASFVRCEDPALLAHAVAAAGDLQLRALAPTVAVSPAPIAEVLAALRNAGFAPAAEDSTGAIVDVRPRGARVPAPNQRRPYRPPPRPSSETLHAVVAVLRKVTAAPFGNIRVDPAVAMSLLQRAIKDEATVLIGYLDAAGVATQRVVSPIAVRGGQLMAFDSSSGKLRDFAIHRITSVMSVDDR; this comes from the coding sequence ACTGGCGGTGCTGGACGCCCTGCTGGTGCTGCAAGCCGACACCGCGCCCGTGCCGATCGCCAAGCTGCTCTCGTCGATCGGCGACCGCGCCGCCGAAGCCGATGTGACCGATGCGCTGGCCGACCTCAAGAAACGAGCCCTGGTCTGGGGCGACAGTGCGGTGCGGGTCGCCGCCGACACCGGCACGGCGCTGCCGTGGCACCCGGGCCAAGTCACCCTCGAATACGGCTCGCGCACCGGCGAGCAGATCGCCGAGTTGATCGCCGGGCTCGACGAGGCCCAGCGTGAGGTGCTGGAGAAACTCGTCGAAGGATCACCGATGGGGCGCACTCGCGACGCCGCACCGGGCGCTCCGCCGCACCGCCCGGTGCCCCGGCTGCTGGCCACGGGGCTGCTGCGGCGTGTCGATGCTGAGACGGTGATCCTGCCCCGCCAAGTCGGGCAGGTGCTCCGCGGCGAGGAACCAGGTCCGATGCAGCTGACGGCGCCCGATCCGGTGGTGGCCACCACCGCGCTCCGCGACGTCGACGCCGCGGCCGCCGGAGCTGTCATCGACCTGCTGCGCGAGATCGACGTTCTGTTGCAGAACCTCAGCGCCACACCGGTTCCCGAGCTACGCACCGGCGGGCTCGGCGTACGCGAAATCAAGCGGCTTGCCAAGGCAACCGGGATCGACGAACCACGTCTGGGTCTGATCCTCGAGGTGGTGGCCGCGGCCGGGCTGATCGCCGGCGGCATGCCTGAGCCGCTGCCATCCCACGGCGAAGGCCCCTATTGGGCGCCGACGCCGGCCGCCGACCGATTCGCCGACATGTCCCCGGCCGAGCGGTGGCACCTGCTGGCCCGCACCTGGCTCGACCTGCCGGGCCGGCCGGCGCTGCTCGGTAGCCGCGGCCCGGACGGCAAACCGTATGCCGCCTTGAGTGATTCGCTGTTTTCGACGGCGGCGCCGCTGGATCGGCGGCTGTTGCTGGGGATGCTCGCGGAGCTGGCTGCCGGTGCCGGTGTCGATGCGGCAACTGCGTCGGCGGCCCTGATCTGGCGCCGTCCGCGGTGGGGCCGGCGATTGCAGCCGGGGCCGGTCGCGGATCTGTTGACCGAAGGCCACGCGCTGGGTCTTGTCGGTCGCGGTGCGATCAGCACGCCCGGCCGGGCACTGCTGAACAGTGATCGAGACGCTGGGAACCCCGCCCCGGTGGTCGATGCGATGACGCGGGCGCTACCGAAGCCGATCGACCACTTCCTGGTACAGGCGGATCTGACCGTCGTGGTACCGGGGCCGTTGCAACGCGAACTCGCCGATCAGCTGGCCACGGTGGCTACTGTCGAATCGGCCGGTGCGGCAATGGTGTACCGGGTCAGCGAGCAGTCCATCCGGCATGCGCTCGACGTCGGCAAGAGCCGCGACTGGATGCACGGGTTCTTCGCCGGCCACTCCAAGACACCGGTGCCGCAGGGACTTACCTACCTGATCGACGATGTCGCACGCCGTCATGGGCAACTCAGAATCGGCATGGCCGCGTCGTTCGTGCGGTGTGAGGACCCCGCACTGTTGGCCCATGCCGTGGCCGCCGCCGGGGACCTGCAGCTACGGGCCCTGGCGCCGACGGTCGCGGTGTCACCCGCGCCCATCGCCGAGGTGCTGGCCGCCTTGCGGAATGCGGGCTTCGCTCCGGCCGCCGAAGATTCCACCGGCGCGATCGTCGACGTCCGCCCGCGCGGCGCCCGCGTACCCGCACCGAACCAACGCCGGCCCTACCGCCCGCCGCCGCGGCCCAGCAGCGAGACGTTGCACGCGGTGGTCGCGGTGTTACGTAAGGTGACGGCGGCGCCGTTCGGCAATATCCGCGTCGACCCGGCCGTCGCAATGTCGCTACTGCAGCGCGCAATTAAGGACGAGGCTACGGTGTTGATCGGCTACCTCGACGCCGCCGGCGTGGCGACCCAGCGGGTGGTGTCACCGATCGCCGTCCGCGGTGGGCAGCTGATGGCCTTCGACTCGTCGTCGGGGAAGCTGCGTGACTTCGCCATCCATCGCATCACCTCGGTGATGTCGGTCGACGACCGATAA